The Epinephelus lanceolatus isolate andai-2023 chromosome 11, ASM4190304v1, whole genome shotgun sequence genome window below encodes:
- the LOC144464567 gene encoding olfactory receptor 2AT4-like translates to MSSLRTVSNDSVIIRPPGFYIIAFETFPYISYYIIFLAFVYAVTLVFNTLLIYIIACDHCLHTPKFLAVVNLAVIDIGLNTSTIPSMIKTFLFKDNFVPYNLCLLQMFVYYTFSTLESYALTILAYDRLIAICFPLSQNLLNTSQIMSCIIGLTWVYSVGLLAYGTAIITRLSFCNSVRVFSYFCDYAPVFRLACNDNTMQWSVSAHSGMFNLMAPFSFVILSYVSILVTVFRMKSVSSRIKALATCIEHLMLVAVFYFPLTIIFFLGLYVRAIDPDQRVLSLSLASCLPPCINPIVYSLKTKEIKNRALALVHKMRKSS, encoded by the coding sequence ATGTCTTCTCTCAGGACTGTTTCAAATGACTCTGTCATCATTCGTCCTCCAGGCTTCTATATCATTGCATTTGAGACATTTCCCTACATCAGTTACTACATAATCTTTCTAGCATTTGTCTATGCGGTTACATTAGTGttcaatactttattgatctATATAATTGCCTGTGATCACTGCTTACACACTCCAAAATTTCTGGCTGTTGTCAACCTTGCAGTAATTGATATCGGCCTAAACACAAGCACGATTCCCAGCATGATTAAGACATTCCTCTTCAAGGACAACTTTGTTCCATACAATCTGTGTCTGTTACAAATGTTTGTCTACTACACATTTTCAACTTTGGAGTCATATGCACTCACTATACTTGCCTATGACAGATTGATTGCAATATGTTTCCCTCTGAGTCAGAACTTACTCAACACCTCGCAGATCATGTCTTGTATTATAGGCCTGACTTGGGTTTACAGTGTGGGACTATTAGCATACGGCACGGCCATCATAACGCGACTGTCTTTTTGCAATTCTGTCAGAGTGTTCAGCTATTTCTGTGACTATGCACCTGTGTTTAGACTCGCCTGTAATGATAACACAATGCAGTGGTCAGTAAGTGCACATTCTGGTATGTTTAATCTGATGGCCCCCTTTAGTTTTGTTATTCTGTCTTATGTCAGCATCCTGGTCACTGTGTTCAGGATGAAATCAGTAAGCAGTCGGATCAAAGCTCTCGCCACTTGCATTGAGCACCTAATGCTTGTTGCTGTATTTTACTTTCCTTTAACCATCATTTTCTTCTTAGGGCTTTATGTGCGAGCAATTGACCCAGACCAGCGTGTGCTGAGCCTGTCGCTGGCCTCTTGTCTCCCACCCTGCATCAATCCTATTGTATATTCTCTGAAAACTAAGGAGATCAAAAACAGAGCCCTGGCGCTGGTCcacaaaatgagaaaaagtTCTTGA
- the LOC144464568 gene encoding olfactory receptor 5P3-like, whose protein sequence is MSSLRTVSNDSVIIRPPGFYIIAFETFPYLSYYIIFLAFVYAVTLVFNTLLIYIIACDHCLHTPKFLAVVNLAVIDIGLNTSTIPSMIKTFLFKDNFVPYNLCLSQMFVYYTFATLESYALAILAYDRLIAICFPLRQNLLNTSQIMSCIIGLTWVYCLGLLAYCTAIITRLSFCNSVRVFSYFCDYAPVFRLACNDNTMQWAVGAHSSMFNLMAPFSFVILSYVSILVTVFRMKSVSSRIKALATCIEHLILVAVFYFPLTIIFFLGLYVRAIDPDQRVLSLSLASCLPPCINPIVYSLKTKEIKNRALALVHKMRKSS, encoded by the coding sequence ATGTCTTCTCTCAGGACTGTTTCAAATGACTCTGTCATCATTCGTCCTCCAGGCTTCTATATCATTGCATTTGAGACATTTCCCTACCTCAGTTACTACATAATCTTTCTAGCATTTGTCTATGCGGTTACATTAGTGttcaatactttattgatctATATAATTGCCTGTGATCACTGCTTACACACTCCAAAATTTCTGGCTGTTGTCAACCTTGCAGTAATTGATATCGGCCTAAACACAAGCACGATTCCCAGCATGATTAAGACATTCCTCTTCAAGGACAACTTTGTTCCATACAATCTGTGTCTGTCACAAATGTTTGTCTACTACACATTTGCGACTTTGGAGTCATATGCACTCGCTATACTTGCCTATGACAGATTGATTGCAATATGTTTCCCTCTGCGTCAGAACTTACTCAACACCTCGCAGATCATGTCTTGTATTATAGGCCTGACTTGGGTTTACTGTCTGGGACTATTAGCATACTGCACGGCCATCATAACCCGACTGTCTTTTTGCAATTCTGTCAGAGTGTTCAGCTATTTCTGTGACTATGCACCTGTGTTTAGACTCGCCTGTAATGATAACACAATGCAGTGGGCAGTAGGTGCACATTCTAGCATGTTTAATCTGATGGCCCCCTTTAGCTTTGTTATTCTGTCTTATGTCAGCATCCTGGTCACTGTGTTCAGGATGAAATCAGTAAGCAGTCGGATCAAAGCTCTCGCCACTTGCATTGAGCACCTAATCCTTGTTGCTGTATTTTACTTTCCCTTAACCATCATTTTCTTCTTAGGGCTTTATGTGCGAGCAATTGACCCAGACCAGCGTGTGCTGAGCCTGTCGCTGGCCTCTTGTCTCCCACCCTGCATCAATCCTATTGTATATTCTCTGAAAACTAAGGAGATCAAAAACAGAGCCCTGGCGCTGGTCcacaaaatgagaaaaagtTCTTGA
- the LOC117269673 gene encoding olfactory receptor 2AT4-like, whose translation MSSLRTVSNDSVIIHPPGFYIIAFETFPYLSYYIIFLAFVYAVTLVFNTLLIYIIACDHCLHTPKFLAVVNLAVIDIVLNTSTIPSMIKTFLFKDNFVPYNLCLLQMFVYYTFVILESYALTILAYDRLIAICFPLRQNLLNTSQVMSCIIGLTWVYCLGLVAYGTAIMTRLSFCNSVRVFSYFCDYAPVFRLACNDNTMQWAVGAHSGMFNLMAPFSFVILSYVSILVTVFRMKSVSSRIKALATCIEHLILVAVFYFPIITIFFLGLYVQAIDPDQRVLSLSLASCLPPCINPIVYSLKTKEIKNRALALVHKMRKSS comes from the coding sequence ATGTCTTCTCTCAGGACTGTTTCAAATGACTCTGTCATCATTCATCCTCCAGGCTTCTATATCATTGCATTTGAGACATTTCCCTACCTCAGTTACTACATAATCTTTCTAGCATTTGTCTATGCGGTTACATTAGTGttcaatactttattgatctATATAATTGCCTGTGATCACTGCTTACACACTCCAAAATTTCTGGCTGTTGTCAACCTTGCAGTAATTGATATCGTCCTAAACACAAGCACGATTCCCAGCATGATTAAGACATTTCTCTTCAAGGACAACTTTGTTCCATACAATCTGTGTCTGTTACAAATGTTTGTCTACTAcacatttgtgattttggagTCATATGCACTCACTATACTTGCCTATGACAGATTGATTGCAATATGTTTCCCTCTGCGTCAGAACTTACTCAACACCTCGCAGGTCATGTCTTGTATTATAGGCCTGACTTGGGTTTACTGTCTGGGACTAGTAGCATACGGCACGGCCATCATGACCCGACTGTCTTTTTGCAATTCTGTCAGAGTGTTCAGCTATTTCTGTGACTACGCACCTGTGTTTAGACTCGCCTGTAATGATAACACAATGCAGTGGGCAGTAGGTGCACATTCTGGTATGTTTAATCTGATGGCCCCCTTTAGCTTTGTTATTCTGTCTTATGTCAGCATCCTGGTCACTGTGTTCAGGATGAAATCAGTAAGCAGTCGGATCAAAGCTCTCGCCACTTGCATTGAGCACCTAATCCTTGTTGCTGTATTTTACTTTCCTATAATCACCATTTTCTTCTTAGGGCTTTATGTGCAAGCAATTGACCCAGACCAGCGTGTGCTGAGTCTGTCGCTGGCCTCTTGTCTCCCACCCTGCATCAATCCTATTGTATATTCTCTGAAAACTAAAGAGATCAAAAACAGAGCCCTGGCGCTGGTCcacaaaatgagaaaaagtTCTTGA